From the genome of Mycobacterium kansasii ATCC 12478:
ACGCCCTAGTCGGCGGCCTTACCCGAGTGCATCTTCAACGCGGCGTCGACGTTGGCCTTCTTGTCCTCGTCGGCTCCCTTGGCCGCGGCCTTCTTACGCCTTGCCACGACGGTGTCAACCGCCCCATTGAACGCAGAACCCAGCGGAAACCCGAGATAGTGGGTGAGGAAGACGGCCATCTCCTTCAGTTCGGTCTCGGTGAGCTCTGCGTTGAGCAGCGCGGCGTTGATCTGGATTTCGGCCAGGTCGCGATTCCCGATCGCGGTCACCGCGGTCAACGTCATGATCCGCTTGTCGCGCATCGACAAGCCCGGCCGTGTCCAGACGGTGCCGAACAGGTGATCGACGGTGAGGTCGAAGTACGCGTCGCCCTCGATGTTGGGCATCTCCCAGCCGTAGACCTCGTTCATCTTGTCCAGGCCCTTGCGGCGCAACTCGTCCATCACGACTCCTCAGCTAGATCGGGGTGCGGCACCCCGAGGCCGGCGGCCAACCGCTCCAATGCCAGCTTGGCCAACGGCAATTCAACCGATAGCGACTCCCCCAACGCCAGTGCCAGGCTCAGGTCCTTCTCCCCGAGTGCCCGGGTGTGCTCCAGCAGCGGACGCAGCGGGTCGTCGGGTTTCATCGCGGCCGTGGTCTCCCGGAACATGATGGCTCCGGGACCACCGGTCAGGGCATCGCTGTGGCGCACCACTTTGGCGAGCGACCGCAGGCTCAAACCGCTTGCCTCGGCCAGCTTTTCGGCCTCGGCAGCCGCCGCGTAGGACACGAATGTCAGCATGTTGCGGGCCAGTTTCATCCGGGTACCGGCGCCTGGTTCGCCGGCGTGGATCACCAGCGACGCCCACCGGCGAAACGGCTCCTTGATCCGCTGGAACGTCTCGTCGTCGGCGCCCACCATGGTGGCCAATTTGCCTTCGGCCGCTGCCCCTGCGCCGCCGCTGACCGGGGCGTCCACAACGTGGACGCCCTGCGGCTCGAGTTGTCGCGCTAGCTCGACGGCGGTGGTGTCGCTGATGGTGGAGTGAATCGCAATGATGGTGCCGGTCTTGGCGTTCGCGGCCAGCCCGTCGTCGCCGGTGATCACGCTGCGCACCTGAGCGTCGTCGAGCACCGTCACGCTGATGATGTCGGCGCCGGCAACCTCGGCGACGCTCGCCGCCGCTGTGGCGCCACCCTCGACGAACGGCTCCATGGCTTCGGCCCGTACATCGAAGACCGTCAGCCCGCCCGGCCAGTCGAGGTAACGCTTGGCCATTGGTGCACCCTGGTTGCCCAGGCCGATGTATCCGAGGCGGGGTGGCGCGGTCATGATCGGATGACCTGCCCGCCATCGACATTGAAAATCTGTCCGGTGATCCAGGACGCCTGGTCGCTGAGCAGGAACAGGCACATTCCCACCAGATCCTCGGGAGTCCCCATGCGAGACAACGGGATTTGTTTGACCATGTCCTTGACCAGCTCGCCGGGCGTCACGGTTCGGGTGGCCTCGGTGTCGATCGGCCCGGGCGCGATCGCGTTGATCCGGATCTTCATTCCGCCCAGCTCCCGAGCGAGCTGTTGGGTGAGCCCGTTGACCCCGACCTTGGCTAGGCCGTAGAAGTTCGAGTACAGCCAGGCCGCGGTGGACGACTGGTTGACGATGGCGCCGCCGCCCCGCTTGGCCATGTGCCTGTATACCGCGCGGGTGCACACCAGCGCACCGTCATGGTTGACGCTCATGAACTTCCGGTAGTAGTCCCACGGCACAGTCAGCAGCAGGTCCAGCTTCATGCCGCCGTAGATCGCGGCGTTGTTCACCAGATAGTCGACGCCGCCGAATTCGCTGACGGTGCGCTGGGCCATGTCCTTGGCCGATTCCTCGTCCGAAACATCAACGGCCACCGGGATTGCGGTTCCGCCGTCGGCAGCGATCTGCTTGGCGACTGCCTCGGCGGTGCCGGTGTTGATGTCGGCGACCACCACGGACGCGCCTTCGCGCGCCAGCGCTTCGGCGTAGGCCCGGCCGATACCCTGCCCAGCCCCGGTGACAATGGCCACCTTGTCGTCGAATTGACCCACACCGTCTCCTAATTTGCTGCCTTGGCAATGAGTTTGGCTTCCAGGTATTCCTCGAAGCCGAGCAGTCCCATTTCGCGCCCGTTGCCGGACTGCTTGTAGCCGCCGAACGGCGCGTCCGCCGAATACCACACACCACCGTTGACGTTCACGGTCCCGACCCGCAGTCGCGCGGCGATCGCGGCCGCCCGGTCCGGGTCGGCGCCGAACACCGTGCCCGACAAGCCGTAGGGCGAGTCGTTGGCGATCCGTACGGCGTCGTCGTCACCGTCGTGGGCGATCACCGTCAGCACCGGCCCGAAGATCTCCTCCCGCGCGGGCCGGGCGTCATTGGTCAGGCCCGCGATGACGGTCGGCTCGATGAAGTATCCGACATCCCGGCCCGCCGGCCGTCCGCCGCCGCAGGCGAACGTCCCACCTTCGGCGACCGCTAAGTCCAGGTAGCCCTGCACCCGATCGCGCTGACGCGCCGAAATCAACGGCCCGCACACGGTTCCCGGGTCCTTGGGGTCGCCCGGCCTGATCGACGACATCGTTCCCGCCGCGATGGCGACGGCCTCGTCGTAGCGCGCCCGCGGCACCACCAGCCGGGTGGTGATTGCACAGCCCTGCCCGGCGTGCACAGCGGCGGTGAACGCCGAAACCGCGCACGCCCCGGCCAAATCGGCGTCCTCGAGCACGATGAACGCCGACTTGCCACCCAGCTCCAGGAATACCTTTTTGATGGTGGCCGCTGCGTCGGCCATCACGCTGCGCCCGGTCGCGGTGGAGCCGGTGAACGAAATCATGTCCACCCGAGGGTCTTTGGCCAGCAGCGCGCCCAGGCCGTGGTCGCTGGAGGTGACGATGTTGACCACTCCGGGCGGAAAATCGGTGTGGTCGGCGATGATCTCGCCGAGCACGGCCCCACACCACGGTGTGTCCGGCGCAGGCTTGAGTACGACGGAGTTGCCCGCGGCCAGCGCCGGCCCCAGCTTGGCCAGGTTGATCTGGTGGGGGAAGTTCCATGGTGTGATGGCCCCGACGACGCCCACGGCCTCCCGTGCCAAGGTGCGCCGGGTCGGGATGCCCAGCGGTGCCGCCTGACCGAGATCCTGCCTCCAGGAATAGGACTCGGCGGTGTCGGCGGCAAACGCCAGGTCATTGACCGGGCCTTCCAGCTGAGCGGCGGCGGTGAGCATCCGCGGCGCACCGACTTCGGAAATGGTCAGTTCTCGTAAGTCTTCGACGTGCTCGCGCATCGCATCGCGCAGCTGACGCACGCACCGCACCCGCAACGCCGTGTTGCGTGACCAGTCGGTGTCGTCGAAGGCACGCCGCGCGGCTTCGATGGCGCGTCCCATGTCTGCCGCGTCCGCGTCGGCGGCGACGCCCAGCACTTCCTCGGTGGCCGGATTGACCGTCGGAAAGGTGCCGGCACTGCCTTCCGACAACTTCCCGTCGATGAACAACGAGCTGACTCCGTCGGCCAACAAGGCCATCTAGCGCTCCCACCTGATCGTTGATGAAGACATCCAACCCGCTGGACAACTGGGGTGGACAACTGTCCGATATCTTTGCTTCGAACCATAGCTTCGCCTGTCGTAGCGGTGCAAGGGCCGGCACCGGAGACCGTCGTCGTACCGGCGCCAATATGCGGGACGAACTGGATTTTCAGCCAGCATGGTTGCCCGGCGCCACAACCGTCCGCTAGTTTGGACAGGTGTCCAGCGATGCACTGGTGGCGGTGACGGATCGGGCCGCGCAGGCAGTCGACGACCGGCCACGCAACCGGCGCCAGGAAGAAACGTTCCGCAAGGTGCTGGCAGCCGGCATGCAGACCTTGCGGGAGAACTCCTACACCGACCTGACGGTGCGCATGGTGGCTGCCCGCGCCAAGGTGGCTCCGGCCACCGCCTACACGTACTTCTCGTCGAAGAATCACCTGATCGCCGAGGTCTACCTCGACCTGGTCCGGCAAGTCCCCTACTTCACCGACGTCAACGTCCCGATGCCCGTCAGGGTGGATCAGGCGCTGCGGCACCTGGCGCTGGTAGTCGCCGACGAACCCGAGGTCGGCGCCGCGTGCACCACCGCGCTGCTCGGCGGTGGCGCAGACCCCGCGGTACGCGCGGCCCGCGAGCGTATCGGCGTCGAGATCCACCGGCGCATCGCGTCGGCCATTGGACCCGGCGCCGAGCCCACCACCGTATCCGCCTTGCAGATGGCGTTTTTCGGGGCGCTGGTGCAAGCCGGCAGCGGCGAGTTCACCTATCACGAGATCGCCGACCGCCTGGCCGATGCGGTGCGGCTGATCCTGGCCGGGGCCGAGAAGGCCGGTGACGCATGACTATTCATACCGGCAAGTCCGACGTGGTCCTGGATCCTTACGACTACGACTTCCACGAGGATCCGTACCCGTACTACCGGCGGCTGCGTGACGAGGCCCCGCTGTACCACAACGAAGAACTCGGCTTCTGGGCGTTGTCGCGGCACCGGGACGTGCATCAGGGTTTCCGCAACAGCACCACGCTGTCCAACCGCGACGGCGTTTCACTCGATCCGGTGTCCCGCGGTCCGCATGCCGCCAAGACGATGTCATTTCTGGCCATGGACGACCCTGCACATCTGCGGTTGCGCACGCTGGTGTCAAAAGGGTTCACCCCGCGCCGGATTCGAGAGCTCGAGCCGCGGGTGACCGAGCTGGCCGTGCAGCACCTGGACACCATGCTGGACAAGGCCGCGTCCGGAACCGTCGACTACGTCGCCGAATTCGCCGGCAAGCTGCCGATGGACGTGATCTCCGAGCTGATGGGCGTGCCGGTCGCCGATCGCGACCGAATCAGGGCCATGGCCGACGGCGTCATGCACCGTGAGGACGGCGTCACCGACGTGCCGGCGTCGGCGATCGAGGCCTCGATCAACTTGATCCTGTATTACCAGCAGATGATCGCCGAGCGTCGCGCGACGCCGGCCGACGATCTGACCTCGGCGCTGCTGGAGGCCGAGATCGACGGCGACCGGCTCACCGACGAGGAGATCCTCGGGTTCATGTTCCTGATGGTGATCGCCGGTAACGAGACGACCACCAAACTCCTTGCCAATGCGGCATATTGGGGTCATCGGAACCCCGACCAGCTGGCGCCGGTCTACGCGGACCTGTCGCGGGTGCCGCTGTGGGTCGAGGAAACCCTGCGCTACGACACGTCCAGCCAGATCCTGGCCCGCACCGTCGTGAGCGAGCTCACGCTCTACGACACCCGGATTCCCGATGGCGACGTCGTGTTACTGCTGCCCGGGTCGGCGCATCGCGACGAGCGGGTGTTCGACTGGCCCGACGAGTATCTGATCGGCCGGGAAATCGGTTCCAGGCTATTGAGTTTCGGCAGCGGCGCGCACTTTTGCCTGGGGGCTCATCTGGCCAGGATGGAGGCCCGGGTGGCGCTCACCGAACTGTTCAAGCGAATCCGCGGATATGAAGTCGACGAGGCCAATGCCGTCCGCGTCCACTCCAGCAATGTCCGCGGGTTCGCCGCCCTGCCCATAGCCGTGGAGGTCCGCTGAATGCCACGCTTTCCACCGCACCCGGACCGCAGGCCAGCGATTGTTGCCGGCGCGTCCTCGGGCATCGGCGCGGCCACCGCGATAGAGCTCGCCGCCCATGGGTTTCCAGTCGCGCTGGGTGCGCGGCGCGTGGATAAATGCCAGGAGATCGCCGAGAAGATCCAAGCCGACGGGGGCGCGGCGGTGGCGTTACCGCTCGACGTCACCGATCCCGAATCGGTCACGGATTTCGTGTGCGACGCGACCGAAAAGCTCGGCAACATCGAGGTTCTGGTCGCCGGGGCCGGCGACACCTATTTCGGCAGGCTGCACGAAACCGACACCGAGACCTTCGAGTCACAGGTCCGGATTCACCTGATCGGGGCCAACCGCCTGGCCACGGCTGTGCTGCCGGGCATGCTGGAACGCCAGCGCGGTGACCTGATCTTCGTCGGCTCCGATGTGGCGTTGCGCCAGCGTCCGCACATGGGCGCCTACGGGGCGGCCAAGGCCGGGCTGGTGGCGATGGTGACCAACCTGCAGATGGAGCTCGAGGGCACCGGGGTGCGCGCGTCCATCGTGCACCCGGGCCCGACGAAGACGGGGATGGGCTGGAGCTTGCCCGTCGAGTCGATCGGACCGGCCCTGCAGGACTGGGCCAAATGGGGTCAGGCGCGCCACAACTATTTCCTGCGGGCCTCAGATATCGCCCGGGCCATCACGTTTGTCGCCGAGACGCCCCGGGGCGGCTTTGTGGTGAACATGGAGCTGCAGCCCGAAGCGCCGCTGGCCGCCGCCGCAGAGCGGCACCAGCTCAGGGTCGACAAGGAAGCGCTGGATTCATGACCACAGCCATCGTGCCGCGAGTGTCCGGCGGCCAGGACGAACACGGGCATCTCGAAGAGTTCCGGACCGACCCGATCGGCCTGATGCAGCGGGTGCGCGACGAGTGCGGCGACGTGGGGTGGTTCCAGCTGGCGGACAAGCACGTCGTCCTGCTCTCCGGGGCCAAGGCCAACGAGTTCTTCTTCCGGTCTTCCGACGAGGAGCTGGACCAGGCGCAGGCCTATCCGTTCATGACGCCGATCTTCGGAAAGGGGGTGGTGTTCGACGCCAGCCCCGAGCGCCGCAAGGAGATGTTGCACAACTCGGCGCTGCGCGGTGAGCACATGAAGGGCCATGCCGCGACGATCGAACGCGAAGTGCACCGGATGATCGAGAACTGGTGCGACGAAGGCGAAATCGACCTGCTGGACTTCTTCGCCGAGTTGACCATCTACACCTCGACCTCGTGCCTGATCGGCACCAAGTTCCGCAACCAGCTCGACTCACGATTCGCACACTTCTATCACGAACTCGAGCGCGGCACCGACCCGCTGTGCTACGTCGACCCGTATCTGCCGATCGACAGCTTCCGCAGACGCGACGAAGCCCGAAAAGGGTTGGTGGCTTTGGTTCAAGAGATCATGCACCAGCGGATCGCCAACCCGCCCATCGACAAACGCGACCGCGACATGCTCGACGTGCTGGTTTCGATCCGCGACGAGGCCGGCCACCCGCGGTTCTCCGCCGACGAGATCACCGGCATGTTCATATCGTTGATGTTCGCCGGGCACCACACCAGTTCGGGCACCTCGGCGTGGACGCTGATCGAACTGCTGCGCCATCCGGACGCCTACGCCGAGGTGATCGCCGAGCTCGACGAGCTCTACGCAGACGGGCAGCCGGTGAGTTTCCATGCGCTGCGCCAGATTCCGCATTTGGAGAACGTGCTGAAGGAGACGCTGCGGCTACACCCGCCGCTGATCATTCTGATGCGGGTGGCCAAGGGCGAGTTCGAGGTCGAGGGCTACCCGATACACGAAGGCGAACTGGTGGCGGCCTCACCGGCGATCTCGAACCGGATTCCCGAAGACTTCCCCGATCCCGACGACTTCGTGCCGCAGCGTTACGACGAGCCGCGCCAAGAGGATTTGATCAACCGATGGACGTGGATTCCGTTCGGCGCCGGCCGGCATCGCTGCGTGGGCGCGGCGTTCGCCACCATGCAGATCAAGGCGATTTTCTCGGTGTTGTTGCGCGAGTATGAATTCGAGATGGCGCAGCCGCCCGACAGCTACCGCAACGACCACTCCAAGATGGTGGTGCAGTTGGCGCGGCCGGCCACCGTGCGCTACCGCCGCAGAAGAAGCGGCTGACCATGGCTTACCGGATCGAGGCCGACCCGGATTTGTGTCAGGGCCACGCGATGTGCGAACTGGAGGCGCCCGACTATTTCCGGGTGCCCAAGCGAGGCAAGGTCGAGATCGTCGACGCGCAGCCGCCCGAGGAGGCGCGCCCGGAAATCGAGCGAGCGGTCCGATCATGCCCCACGCAAGCTCTTTTCATCAAACAACAGGACTGACAGAGGGCTGGTGAAAATGGTGTCTTTCGAACGCGCCGAACTCGACGAGTGGGTGCAGTCGTGGCTGCGGGCCAACGAGGACTGCGAAAAAGCGGGCGACTGGACGCCGCTGGCCGGCTTCTACGCCGCCGATGCCACCTATGGCTGGAATATCGGCCCCAAGGAAGACGTGATGTGCGTCGGGATCGACGAGATCCGCGACATCGCGCTCGGCCTGGAGATGCAGGGCCTGCAGGATTGGCAGTATCCCTACCAGAAGGTCATCGTCGACGACCGCCAGGGCGAGATCGTCGGGTTCTGGAAGCAGGTCGTCGT
Proteins encoded in this window:
- a CDS encoding aldehyde dehydrogenase is translated as MALLADGVSSLFIDGKLSEGSAGTFPTVNPATEEVLGVAADADAADMGRAIEAARRAFDDTDWSRNTALRVRCVRQLRDAMREHVEDLRELTISEVGAPRMLTAAAQLEGPVNDLAFAADTAESYSWRQDLGQAAPLGIPTRRTLAREAVGVVGAITPWNFPHQINLAKLGPALAAGNSVVLKPAPDTPWCGAVLGEIIADHTDFPPGVVNIVTSSDHGLGALLAKDPRVDMISFTGSTATGRSVMADAAATIKKVFLELGGKSAFIVLEDADLAGACAVSAFTAAVHAGQGCAITTRLVVPRARYDEAVAIAAGTMSSIRPGDPKDPGTVCGPLISARQRDRVQGYLDLAVAEGGTFACGGGRPAGRDVGYFIEPTVIAGLTNDARPAREEIFGPVLTVIAHDGDDDAVRIANDSPYGLSGTVFGADPDRAAAIAARLRVGTVNVNGGVWYSADAPFGGYKQSGNGREMGLLGFEEYLEAKLIAKAAN
- a CDS encoding cytochrome P450 yields the protein MTTAIVPRVSGGQDEHGHLEEFRTDPIGLMQRVRDECGDVGWFQLADKHVVLLSGAKANEFFFRSSDEELDQAQAYPFMTPIFGKGVVFDASPERRKEMLHNSALRGEHMKGHAATIEREVHRMIENWCDEGEIDLLDFFAELTIYTSTSCLIGTKFRNQLDSRFAHFYHELERGTDPLCYVDPYLPIDSFRRRDEARKGLVALVQEIMHQRIANPPIDKRDRDMLDVLVSIRDEAGHPRFSADEITGMFISLMFAGHHTSSGTSAWTLIELLRHPDAYAEVIAELDELYADGQPVSFHALRQIPHLENVLKETLRLHPPLIILMRVAKGEFEVEGYPIHEGELVAASPAISNRIPEDFPDPDDFVPQRYDEPRQEDLINRWTWIPFGAGRHRCVGAAFATMQIKAIFSVLLREYEFEMAQPPDSYRNDHSKMVVQLARPATVRYRRRRSG
- a CDS encoding SDR family oxidoreductase, translated to MPRFPPHPDRRPAIVAGASSGIGAATAIELAAHGFPVALGARRVDKCQEIAEKIQADGGAAVALPLDVTDPESVTDFVCDATEKLGNIEVLVAGAGDTYFGRLHETDTETFESQVRIHLIGANRLATAVLPGMLERQRGDLIFVGSDVALRQRPHMGAYGAAKAGLVAMVTNLQMELEGTGVRASIVHPGPTKTGMGWSLPVESIGPALQDWAKWGQARHNYFLRASDIARAITFVAETPRGGFVVNMELQPEAPLAAAAERHQLRVDKEALDS
- a CDS encoding NAD(P)-dependent oxidoreductase, which produces MTAPPRLGYIGLGNQGAPMAKRYLDWPGGLTVFDVRAEAMEPFVEGGATAAASVAEVAGADIISVTVLDDAQVRSVITGDDGLAANAKTGTIIAIHSTISDTTAVELARQLEPQGVHVVDAPVSGGAGAAAEGKLATMVGADDETFQRIKEPFRRWASLVIHAGEPGAGTRMKLARNMLTFVSYAAAAEAEKLAEASGLSLRSLAKVVRHSDALTGGPGAIMFRETTAAMKPDDPLRPLLEHTRALGEKDLSLALALGESLSVELPLAKLALERLAAGLGVPHPDLAEES
- a CDS encoding carboxymuconolactone decarboxylase family protein, with the translated sequence MDELRRKGLDKMNEVYGWEMPNIEGDAYFDLTVDHLFGTVWTRPGLSMRDKRIMTLTAVTAIGNRDLAEIQINAALLNAELTETELKEMAVFLTHYLGFPLGSAFNGAVDTVVARRKKAAAKGADEDKKANVDAALKMHSGKAAD
- a CDS encoding TetR/AcrR family transcriptional regulator, which translates into the protein MSSDALVAVTDRAAQAVDDRPRNRRQEETFRKVLAAGMQTLRENSYTDLTVRMVAARAKVAPATAYTYFSSKNHLIAEVYLDLVRQVPYFTDVNVPMPVRVDQALRHLALVVADEPEVGAACTTALLGGGADPAVRAARERIGVEIHRRIASAIGPGAEPTTVSALQMAFFGALVQAGSGEFTYHEIADRLADAVRLILAGAEKAGDA
- a CDS encoding ferredoxin; translation: MAYRIEADPDLCQGHAMCELEAPDYFRVPKRGKVEIVDAQPPEEARPEIERAVRSCPTQALFIKQQD
- a CDS encoding cytochrome P450, whose amino-acid sequence is MTIHTGKSDVVLDPYDYDFHEDPYPYYRRLRDEAPLYHNEELGFWALSRHRDVHQGFRNSTTLSNRDGVSLDPVSRGPHAAKTMSFLAMDDPAHLRLRTLVSKGFTPRRIRELEPRVTELAVQHLDTMLDKAASGTVDYVAEFAGKLPMDVISELMGVPVADRDRIRAMADGVMHREDGVTDVPASAIEASINLILYYQQMIAERRATPADDLTSALLEAEIDGDRLTDEEILGFMFLMVIAGNETTTKLLANAAYWGHRNPDQLAPVYADLSRVPLWVEETLRYDTSSQILARTVVSELTLYDTRIPDGDVVLLLPGSAHRDERVFDWPDEYLIGREIGSRLLSFGSGAHFCLGAHLARMEARVALTELFKRIRGYEVDEANAVRVHSSNVRGFAALPIAVEVR
- a CDS encoding SDR family oxidoreductase; protein product: MGQFDDKVAIVTGAGQGIGRAYAEALAREGASVVVADINTGTAEAVAKQIAADGGTAIPVAVDVSDEESAKDMAQRTVSEFGGVDYLVNNAAIYGGMKLDLLLTVPWDYYRKFMSVNHDGALVCTRAVYRHMAKRGGGAIVNQSSTAAWLYSNFYGLAKVGVNGLTQQLARELGGMKIRINAIAPGPIDTEATRTVTPGELVKDMVKQIPLSRMGTPEDLVGMCLFLLSDQASWITGQIFNVDGGQVIRS